A single Carnobacterium alterfunditum DSM 5972 DNA region contains:
- a CDS encoding GNAT family N-acetyltransferase, with the protein MEINFTEPYGRLYETIEDGELEFFNFKNKYGKVKNMFIKRKIPFDLDNKVFFDIVTPYGYGGPVIQETTNEKKLLEGYFEAFSDYCQKNDIITEFIRFDLFENTQVRDQFYGDVTLVGKNIVRDLNLPMTKDVRKSNLKNAELAKKSGIKIISDKTGEYIDDFLDVYYSTMERTGADDYYYFKKPFFEQIHETMKDQFIYFHAVMDDKVISTALILIGKEKSFAFLAGTLGEYYDYHPEALVELTTIQWLKDKGLAKYIIGGGHKGEDGIYLHKKGYARNGDYPFYVGKKVHDPIIYKKLINLRKTIGDFDGETSFFPKYRT; encoded by the coding sequence ATGGAAATTAATTTCACCGAACCTTATGGAAGATTATACGAAACAATAGAAGATGGAGAATTAGAATTTTTTAACTTCAAAAACAAGTATGGAAAAGTAAAAAATATGTTCATTAAAAGGAAAATACCCTTTGATTTAGACAATAAAGTGTTTTTTGATATTGTTACCCCTTACGGATATGGCGGACCGGTCATTCAAGAAACGACGAATGAAAAAAAATTATTGGAAGGGTATTTTGAAGCCTTTTCCGATTATTGTCAAAAAAATGATATTATTACTGAATTTATTCGATTTGATTTATTTGAAAATACACAAGTAAGAGATCAGTTTTATGGAGATGTAACGTTAGTTGGAAAAAATATAGTAAGAGACCTAAATTTACCAATGACTAAAGATGTTCGTAAGAGTAACTTGAAAAATGCGGAATTAGCTAAAAAAAGTGGCATAAAAATTATTTCAGATAAAACAGGAGAGTACATTGATGATTTTCTAGATGTTTATTATTCAACAATGGAGCGCACTGGAGCAGATGATTACTATTATTTTAAAAAACCCTTTTTTGAACAGATCCACGAAACGATGAAAGATCAATTCATCTATTTCCATGCTGTTATGGATGATAAAGTCATTTCAACAGCCTTGATATTAATTGGCAAAGAAAAGTCATTTGCTTTTTTAGCAGGAACACTTGGAGAGTATTACGACTATCATCCAGAAGCTTTAGTTGAATTAACGACTATCCAATGGTTAAAAGATAAAGGGTTAGCAAAATACATTATAGGTGGAGGACATAAAGGAGAAGATGGTATATATCTTCATAAAAAGGGATACGCAAGAAATGGCGATTATCCATTCTATGTGGGTAAAAAAGTACATGATCCAATTATTTATAAAAAATTGATTAATCTCCGCAAGACAATTGGTGATTTTGATGGAGAGACCTCCTTTTTTCCAAAGTATAGAACTTAA
- a CDS encoding histidine phosphatase family protein: protein MQRLFFIRHGMTEYNLAARIQGGSIDSPLLPQSLEDAKKTGQHLKDYGFEHIFASPQERAVETARLITSQFDQAFTMHYTDDLKEFGYGSREGTFTTDWRETSPDSFYNLRNRPDRYDPSDFNGETYPALIARGSEAIHRAIEQFPDTDLLFVGHSIIWTMTLLSLIGMDLKDLRSQEPLANTSISELGYADGKFTLTAWNQIGHLQ from the coding sequence ATGCAACGACTATTTTTTATCCGTCATGGAATGACCGAATACAATTTAGCGGCTCGGATCCAGGGTGGGAGTATTGATTCTCCCTTATTGCCGCAAAGTTTAGAAGATGCTAAAAAAACGGGCCAGCACCTTAAAGATTATGGATTTGAACATATTTTCGCTAGCCCTCAAGAACGGGCGGTCGAAACCGCTCGTCTGATCACTTCACAATTTGATCAAGCTTTCACTATGCATTACACAGATGATCTCAAGGAATTTGGCTATGGTTCACGGGAAGGAACCTTTACGACTGATTGGCGTGAAACATCACCTGACTCTTTTTATAATTTGCGTAATCGGCCAGATCGGTATGATCCTAGTGATTTTAATGGTGAAACGTATCCAGCGTTGATTGCTCGAGGAAGCGAAGCAATCCATCGCGCTATTGAACAATTTCCTGATACTGATTTATTGTTTGTTGGGCACAGCATCATCTGGACAATGACACTTTTATCACTGATTGGAATGGATCTGAAAGATCTTCGTTCTCAAGAACCGCTAGCAAATACAAGTATTTCTGAACTAGGCTACGCTGATGGAAAATTCACCTTGACTGCTTGGAACCAGATTGGTCATTTGCAATAA
- a CDS encoding Cof-type HAD-IIB family hydrolase — MIKLIAIDMDGTLLNEHHLVTDKVKKAIKEASNAGIKIVLCTGRPVQAVYEYLKELEMPQDEEDYVISLNGTVVQKTTTWEIVYSHELDHKHLVEAEKLIGSFEMNFTYFDENNYYFTGEPTEMMHYDVNLLGMEAKHLPIKEIPKEMKVFKAMYVAEATELDRLVASLPPFISENFYPIRSLSYVLELLPQKANKGEALTGLAEKLGFSMDEVMAIGDGENDLDMMKVAGTSIAMGNAVDSIMQAATHVTRSNQEDGVAHAIYEWALKG, encoded by the coding sequence TTGATCAAGTTAATTGCAATCGATATGGATGGAACACTATTAAATGAACATCACCTAGTGACGGATAAGGTGAAAAAAGCTATCAAAGAAGCCAGTAATGCTGGTATTAAAATTGTTTTATGTACGGGAAGACCGGTGCAAGCTGTTTATGAGTACCTTAAAGAATTAGAGATGCCTCAAGATGAAGAGGACTATGTTATTTCATTAAATGGTACGGTCGTTCAAAAAACAACGACATGGGAAATTGTGTATTCACATGAATTAGACCATAAGCACTTGGTAGAGGCTGAAAAATTGATTGGATCATTTGAAATGAATTTCACTTATTTTGATGAAAATAATTACTATTTTACGGGAGAACCAACTGAAATGATGCACTATGATGTTAATTTGTTGGGAATGGAAGCTAAGCACCTACCGATCAAAGAGATTCCTAAAGAAATGAAAGTTTTTAAGGCTATGTATGTGGCTGAAGCAACAGAACTCGATCGTTTAGTTGCTTCATTGCCGCCCTTTATTTCTGAAAATTTTTATCCAATCAGAAGCTTATCTTACGTTTTAGAGTTATTGCCTCAAAAAGCCAATAAAGGCGAAGCATTAACGGGATTAGCTGAAAAATTGGGTTTTTCGATGGATGAAGTGATGGCTATAGGTGATGGAGAAAACGATTTAGATATGATGAAAGTAGCAGGTACAAGTATAGCCATGGGAAATGCGGTAGATTCGATCATGCAAGCAGCGACACATGTAACCAGATCAAATCAAGAAGATGGAGTTGCACATGCTATTTATGAATGGGCATTAAAAGGGTAA
- a CDS encoding GNAT family N-acetyltransferase, with protein MEINFTEPYGRLYETVEDGELVIFDFENEYGKVKNMFIKRKIPFNLENKVFFDIVTPYGYGGPVIQETIDEEKLLAGYFEAFSDYCQTNNIITEFIRFDLFENLQVQDQFYGDVSLVGNTIVRDLNLPVKEDVRKKIFQNARAAEAKGVKMSIDRTGGRIDDFLKMYYSTMDRNKADDYYYFKKSFFEQIHETLKDQFLYVFATLDGKVISAALILIGEERAFSFLGGTLEEYYKYDPEASMELMIIQWLKDKGLTKYILGGGHKGEDGIYFHKKGLARNGAHPFYVGKKVHDPIIYEKLIELRKTFGDFDMETSFFPKYRT; from the coding sequence ATGGAAATTAATTTCACCGAACCTTATGGAAGGTTATATGAAACAGTAGAAGATGGAGAATTAGTTATTTTTGACTTCGAAAATGAGTATGGAAAAGTAAAGAATATGTTTATTAAAAGGAAAATACCATTTAATTTAGAAAATAAGGTGTTTTTTGATATCGTAACACCCTATGGATATGGAGGGCCGGTCATTCAAGAAACGATAGATGAAGAAAAATTGCTTGCAGGATATTTTGAGGCGTTTTCCGATTATTGTCAAACAAATAATATCATTACTGAATTTATCCGATTTGATCTATTTGAAAATCTACAAGTACAGGATCAATTTTATGGGGATGTATCGCTAGTTGGGAATACGATCGTGAGGGACTTGAATTTACCCGTAAAAGAAGATGTTCGAAAAAAAATATTTCAAAATGCTAGGGCAGCTGAAGCAAAGGGTGTCAAAATGAGTATCGATCGGACTGGAGGACGCATCGATGATTTTCTGAAAATGTATTATTCAACGATGGACCGCAATAAGGCTGATGATTACTATTATTTTAAAAAATCCTTTTTTGAACAAATCCATGAAACGCTGAAAGATCAGTTTTTATATGTATTTGCTACTCTGGATGGAAAGGTTATTTCAGCAGCCTTAATTTTGATTGGTGAGGAAAGAGCATTCTCCTTTTTAGGAGGCACACTTGAAGAGTATTACAAGTATGATCCAGAAGCTTCTATGGAATTAATGATTATTCAATGGTTGAAAGATAAGGGTTTAACAAAATATATTTTAGGTGGAGGGCATAAAGGGGAAGATGGGATATACTTCCATAAAAAAGGGCTGGCAAGAAATGGCGCTCATCCGTTTTATGTAGGTAAAAAAGTACATGATCCAATTATTTACGAAAAATTGATTGAACTCCGCAAAACATTTGGTGATTTTGATATGGAAACTTCTTTTTTTCCAAAGTACAGAACTTAA
- a CDS encoding MurR/RpiR family transcriptional regulator — translation MQNNVLLTIREKIIALPQSEKKIAETILKDPVSVIKMSATDLAAEAGSSSAAVIRFCRSIGVKGFTELKLQLSADSQGIKDNLYTDIQSDESLEQVKKKLLINTNHLFNETNNVLSTIQIERTTKLLYESSVIYLYGLGASHIVASDIQQKFSRMGKIIICSLDQHFLVTSMAVASEGAVFFGVSNSGEKKEVLALMTIAKELGLKTVSLTSNTENTLSLEADIALKTAFAHEAPLRSGATISLLTQMYAVDILFYDYASKYYELSVTNLEKSKAAIQRYNQNFDTKM, via the coding sequence ATGCAAAATAATGTCTTATTAACTATCAGAGAGAAAATAATTGCTTTGCCGCAATCGGAAAAAAAGATTGCTGAAACGATCCTTAAAGACCCAGTGTCGGTTATTAAAATGAGCGCTACTGACTTGGCAGCTGAAGCGGGATCCAGTTCGGCAGCTGTGATTCGCTTTTGTCGGTCGATCGGTGTAAAAGGCTTCACCGAATTAAAGTTGCAATTATCGGCTGATTCGCAAGGCATCAAAGATAATTTGTACACAGATATTCAATCAGACGAAAGCTTAGAACAAGTGAAGAAGAAATTGCTGATCAACACCAATCACTTGTTTAATGAAACCAATAATGTGTTGAGTACAATACAAATCGAGCGCACAACGAAACTGTTATACGAAAGTTCAGTGATCTATTTATACGGTCTAGGTGCATCGCACATTGTTGCTTCAGATATCCAGCAAAAATTTAGCCGGATGGGGAAAATAATTATTTGTTCCCTTGATCAACATTTTTTAGTTACTTCAATGGCCGTTGCTTCAGAGGGTGCGGTATTCTTTGGTGTTTCAAATAGTGGCGAAAAGAAAGAAGTTTTAGCCTTAATGACCATCGCAAAAGAGTTGGGCTTAAAAACAGTGTCGCTTACAAGCAATACAGAAAACACGTTAAGTCTTGAAGCGGATATTGCTTTGAAAACAGCTTTTGCTCATGAAGCTCCATTGAGAAGTGGTGCGACAATTTCATTGTTGACCCAAATGTATGCTGTCGATATTTTATTTTATGATTATGCTTCTAAATATTATGAGTTAAGTGTAACTAATTTAGAAAAATCAAAGGCAGCTATTCAACGCTACAATCAAAATTTCGACACAAAAATGTGA
- a CDS encoding VanZ family protein has translation MNGKNKKLARGWSWLLVLLWMALIFYFSQQVQQQSWNLSYTVLGISIQAIKISQVIIMIGLAGFVIIKLKKRGVTIGIKEFTFIFITAYLLYLLSIGVRQALVPPDLHHFIRKNAHFFIYLILGILVKYALNSSGIKGVKAIGIGLLICVGYAFSDEAHQLLVPGRGGQLSDVVIDSWGAGLGIALHILAVKFFSLREKNKLLETN, from the coding sequence ATGAATGGTAAAAATAAAAAATTAGCAAGAGGATGGTCTTGGTTACTCGTGCTATTATGGATGGCTTTGATTTTTTATTTTTCACAGCAAGTTCAACAACAATCCTGGAATTTGAGTTATACCGTTTTAGGAATCAGTATCCAAGCGATTAAAATCAGTCAAGTGATCATCATGATCGGTTTAGCAGGATTTGTAATTATAAAATTAAAAAAACGTGGCGTAACTATTGGGATAAAAGAATTCACATTTATTTTTATCACAGCTTATCTGCTTTATCTTTTATCAATTGGAGTAAGGCAAGCGTTAGTTCCGCCAGACTTACATCATTTTATCCGAAAAAATGCTCATTTTTTTATTTATCTCATTTTAGGTATTTTAGTAAAATACGCCTTGAATAGTAGTGGTATCAAGGGAGTCAAAGCGATAGGAATCGGGTTGCTGATTTGTGTCGGCTATGCTTTTTCAGATGAGGCCCATCAACTATTGGTTCCGGGAAGAGGCGGCCAATTGAGCGATGTGGTTATTGACAGTTGGGGCGCAGGGTTAGGTATAGCCTTACACATCTTAGCAGTCAAATTTTTTTCGCTAAGAGAAAAAAATAAACTGCTAGAAACAAATTGA
- a CDS encoding alpha/beta hydrolase gives MMSVISGQINSSELGFTISYKAILPEEQIGPYPVLYLLHGSSDDDSSWLYNSSLVRYAAQYNIAIFMPQVHLSYYTDMYMGANYWSFLTKEFPQKMKNIFNISHKREETFVAGLSMGGYGALKWGLSYPEQVAGVAALSAAVDPYRIWQEDPDRDKLFTAIFESKESLKGSENDLYALLEQLKGKTVQPSFLQICGMEDFLYADNLNFKKHLQAIANDYTYLENPGDHDWAFWDQEIQVVLKWIQKNIHQKRS, from the coding sequence ATGATGAGTGTTATTTCTGGTCAAATCAATTCTTCAGAACTAGGGTTCACGATTTCGTATAAAGCTATTTTGCCTGAGGAGCAAATAGGACCATATCCTGTTTTATATCTATTGCATGGATCATCAGACGATGATTCCAGTTGGCTTTATAATTCATCATTAGTGCGTTATGCCGCGCAGTACAATATAGCCATTTTTATGCCGCAAGTTCACTTAAGTTACTATACCGATATGTATATGGGGGCGAATTATTGGAGCTTCTTAACGAAAGAATTCCCCCAAAAAATGAAAAATATATTTAATATTTCTCACAAACGCGAGGAGACATTTGTTGCCGGTCTATCAATGGGCGGGTATGGCGCATTGAAGTGGGGACTGTCCTATCCAGAACAAGTAGCAGGTGTTGCTGCTTTGTCAGCTGCTGTAGATCCTTATCGAATATGGCAAGAGGATCCAGATAGAGATAAGCTTTTCACAGCCATATTTGAATCAAAAGAGTCTTTGAAAGGGTCAGAAAACGACTTGTATGCATTGCTAGAACAATTAAAAGGGAAAACTGTTCAACCATCATTTTTACAAATTTGCGGTATGGAAGATTTCCTTTATGCTGATAATTTGAACTTTAAAAAGCATCTTCAAGCGATTGCTAATGATTATACGTATCTTGAAAATCCTGGAGACCATGATTGGGCATTCTGGGATCAAGAAATACAAGTGGTATTAAAATGGATCCAAAAAAATATCCATCAAAAAAGAAGTTGA
- a CDS encoding DUF871 domain-containing protein: MFGVSVFLGDELTIETKDYLQAMKDSGFEGVFSSLHIPEEDVSQYVKRLKTLGQWAKELGMRLMVDISGEALRKIGFSFDRPDEMLAIGITGLRMDYGITNQISAQVSRSMTVAFNASTITKEDVEELKKYNADFDQMEAWHNYYPRPETGLEKRLFIRKNQWLKALGFNVMAFVPGNEKLRGPLFCQLPTLENHRGMHPLASTIELLEECAVNDVYIGDPTIDERTKQQFFYYIKKKTLLFSIKEVPETNYLSVIVGKHQNRWDAARDVIRSADARFRTIPTIEPQHMDDRVKGSITLDNKLYGRYMGEIQVVKRPLFNDEKVNIVAHVIPEDIQLIDWCKEGQLFELQSIQDNERG, from the coding sequence ATGTTTGGTGTATCTGTCTTTCTTGGAGATGAGTTAACCATTGAGACAAAAGACTATCTGCAAGCGATGAAAGACAGCGGTTTTGAAGGTGTATTTTCTTCATTGCATATTCCAGAAGAAGATGTTTCTCAATACGTAAAACGGTTAAAGACGTTAGGGCAATGGGCTAAAGAATTAGGCATGCGATTGATGGTCGATATTTCAGGGGAAGCCTTGAGGAAGATTGGTTTTTCATTTGACCGACCTGATGAAATGTTGGCGATTGGGATCACAGGTTTAAGAATGGATTACGGCATCACGAACCAGATCAGTGCCCAAGTAAGCCGATCAATGACAGTTGCTTTTAATGCTAGTACGATCACTAAAGAAGATGTTGAAGAGTTGAAGAAATACAACGCAGATTTTGATCAAATGGAAGCGTGGCATAATTATTATCCGCGTCCAGAAACGGGCTTAGAAAAAAGGCTGTTTATCCGTAAAAATCAATGGTTAAAAGCACTAGGATTCAATGTGATGGCATTTGTTCCAGGAAATGAAAAGTTGAGAGGGCCGTTGTTTTGCCAGTTGCCAACGTTAGAAAATCATCGCGGAATGCATCCTTTAGCTAGTACGATCGAGTTGTTAGAAGAATGTGCAGTCAATGATGTTTATATTGGCGATCCAACAATCGATGAAAGAACAAAACAGCAATTTTTTTATTATATTAAAAAGAAAACGTTATTATTCTCAATTAAAGAAGTCCCAGAAACAAACTATTTATCCGTCATTGTTGGAAAGCATCAAAATCGTTGGGATGCAGCAAGAGATGTGATTCGAAGTGCTGATGCGCGCTTTAGAACTATTCCGACAATTGAACCACAACACATGGATGATCGAGTAAAAGGAAGTATCACATTAGATAATAAATTATATGGACGATATATGGGAGAAATCCAGGTGGTCAAGCGACCATTATTTAACGATGAAAAGGTAAATATAGTGGCACATGTTATCCCAGAAGATATCCAATTAATCGACTGGTGTAAAGAAGGTCAATTATTTGAACTTCAATCGATACAAGACAATGAAAGAGGTTAA
- a CDS encoding LacI family DNA-binding transcriptional regulator: protein MVGIKDIAKEAHVSISTVSYALNGSSKVTEETRARIVKIADDLNYIPNRAGRNLRKKETNIIGVYLATYGGTFYGDLLEGIMATAKENNYDMIVCSGGRSHLFLPERMIDGAIILDAGFSDNELIDYADRGHKIVVMDRKIEHENIRRILVDNRLGAETAIEALLEKPVSLVYLITGPPDSFDSRERLEAAIEKLTENDQSYEVIEGDFSEASGKKIGRMIHEKWTETVAVFSFNDEMAIGMYNYFKDTELKIGKDIRMIGFDNLLVSNYLEPRLASIAYSKHKWGSLAAQSLIDLIKEEPVENKVLKTVLVKNQSY from the coding sequence ATGGTAGGAATAAAGGATATCGCAAAAGAAGCACATGTTTCCATCTCGACCGTATCATATGCTTTAAATGGTAGCTCTAAGGTAACCGAAGAAACACGCGCAAGAATCGTGAAAATTGCGGATGACCTAAATTACATTCCGAATAGAGCAGGCCGAAATCTACGTAAAAAAGAAACGAACATCATTGGAGTCTACCTAGCGACATATGGGGGTACTTTTTATGGTGATTTATTGGAAGGAATCATGGCTACCGCAAAAGAAAATAACTATGACATGATCGTTTGTTCAGGAGGTCGTTCGCATTTGTTTCTACCAGAACGAATGATCGATGGTGCGATCATCCTAGATGCTGGTTTTTCAGATAACGAGCTGATTGATTACGCTGATCGAGGACATAAAATTGTGGTAATGGATCGTAAAATCGAACATGAAAATATCCGCAGAATATTGGTTGATAATCGACTTGGAGCCGAAACAGCAATTGAAGCTCTTTTGGAAAAACCGGTGTCTTTGGTCTATTTGATCACTGGTCCACCTGACTCATTTGATAGTCGTGAGCGGTTGGAAGCTGCAATCGAGAAGTTGACTGAAAATGACCAGTCCTATGAAGTTATCGAAGGTGATTTTTCAGAAGCATCCGGAAAAAAAATCGGAAGAATGATCCATGAAAAATGGACTGAAACGGTTGCCGTATTTTCCTTTAATGATGAAATGGCTATTGGAATGTATAATTACTTTAAGGATACTGAGTTGAAAATTGGAAAAGATATCCGCATGATTGGTTTCGACAACTTACTGGTCAGCAATTACTTGGAACCAAGATTAGCAAGTATCGCGTATTCTAAGCACAAATGGGGTTCTCTTGCGGCTCAATCTTTGATTGATCTGATCAAAGAAGAACCAGTCGAAAATAAGGTACTTAAAACAGTATTGGTGAAAAACCAATCTTATTAA
- the murQ gene encoding N-acetylmuramic acid 6-phosphate etherase — translation MNLAKLTTETRNTQTMNLDELSTSEVMTLMNQEDQKVAVAVEEALPMIIKVVEAITESFSQGGRLIYMGAGTSGRLGVLDAAECVPTFSVDPSMVQGLIAGGMKAMTIAVEGAEDSKTLGAEDLKAIQLNDTDVVVGIAASGRTPYVIGGLEYAASIGTKTATISCNKNAEISRFSQMPIEVDAGPEILTGSTRLKAGTAQKLILNMLSTGAMIGSGKVYQNLMVDVKPSNKKLEERSKRIIMQATECTYEKAGEAFELADQQVKLAIVMILTDSDKTTAAQKLTTAKGFIRETLA, via the coding sequence ATGAATTTAGCTAAATTAACGACCGAAACAAGAAACACGCAAACAATGAATTTAGATGAACTCTCAACAAGTGAAGTCATGACGTTAATGAACCAAGAAGACCAAAAAGTGGCTGTAGCCGTTGAAGAAGCATTGCCAATGATCATAAAGGTAGTCGAAGCTATAACTGAATCATTCAGTCAAGGCGGCCGTTTGATCTACATGGGGGCTGGAACAAGCGGAAGATTAGGCGTTTTAGACGCAGCTGAATGTGTGCCTACCTTTAGCGTAGATCCGAGCATGGTCCAAGGATTGATTGCTGGCGGGATGAAAGCAATGACGATTGCTGTTGAAGGAGCAGAAGATTCAAAAACACTTGGTGCAGAAGATCTGAAAGCTATCCAGTTAAATGATACAGACGTTGTCGTAGGGATTGCGGCAAGCGGACGTACACCATATGTTATCGGTGGATTAGAATATGCGGCTAGTATCGGAACAAAAACAGCCACGATTTCATGTAATAAGAATGCTGAAATCAGCCGATTTTCCCAAATGCCGATCGAAGTAGATGCCGGTCCTGAAATCTTAACGGGTTCTACAAGATTAAAAGCAGGTACAGCTCAAAAACTGATTTTAAATATGTTGTCAACAGGGGCAATGATCGGTTCTGGCAAAGTTTACCAAAACCTAATGGTAGATGTAAAACCGTCTAACAAAAAATTAGAAGAACGCTCAAAACGCATCATTATGCAAGCGACAGAATGTACGTATGAAAAAGCTGGCGAAGCATTTGAATTAGCAGATCAGCAAGTGAAATTAGCCATCGTTATGATTCTAACGGACTCAGATAAAACAACAGCAGCACAAAAATTAACAACAGCTAAAGGGTTCATTCGCGAAACCTTAGCCTAA
- a CDS encoding PTS transporter subunit EIIC gives MTETKEQRIARQIYEQVGGMGNVDSVIHCMTRVRMDIKDNAKVDLDGLKKIDGVMGIVEDDTLQVVVGPGTVNKVANQMVAMAGVRLGDKIPAGKSAATVSGRSEAEKKAAANKAELKKKNNTPFKRVLKDIANIFVPLIPAFVGAGIIGGIASIFGNMLVAETISGANWENSVVVLNIIKNGLFLYLNVYVGINAAKVFGATEGLGGVVAGIIYLPGMNIEAPLTNIFTGAPMAGGQGGIIGVIFAVYLLSLVEKSLRKVVPDSIDIIVTPTVSLLVIGLVTIFLIMPVAGAVSTSLVGAITWVLNVGGAFAGFVLGTLFLPMVMFGLHQILTPIHIEMIASQGMTLLLPILAMAGAGQVGASIALWVKCRKNKQLTNMIKGSLPVGILGIGEPLIYAVTLPLGRPFITACIGGAVIGLFGGIGATAIGPSGVALIPLIANGQWWGYVVGLLAAYAGGFAATYLFGVPKAAMEPTELVTYDEEEELVTESIVG, from the coding sequence ATGACCGAAACTAAAGAACAGCGTATAGCTAGACAGATTTATGAGCAAGTTGGGGGTATGGGAAACGTCGATTCAGTTATTCACTGCATGACACGCGTTCGGATGGATATCAAAGATAATGCTAAAGTGGATCTTGATGGACTGAAAAAAATTGACGGTGTGATGGGTATCGTAGAAGATGATACCTTGCAAGTGGTCGTTGGACCAGGGACTGTAAATAAAGTTGCGAATCAAATGGTCGCTATGGCGGGCGTTCGTTTAGGCGATAAAATCCCAGCTGGTAAATCAGCGGCAACTGTATCTGGCCGTTCTGAAGCCGAAAAAAAAGCTGCGGCAAATAAAGCTGAATTGAAAAAGAAAAACAATACACCATTTAAGCGCGTCTTAAAAGATATTGCAAATATTTTTGTTCCTTTGATTCCTGCATTTGTAGGAGCTGGAATCATTGGCGGGATCGCTTCTATTTTTGGTAATATGTTAGTTGCTGAAACCATCAGTGGAGCAAACTGGGAGAATAGTGTCGTTGTATTGAACATCATTAAAAACGGATTATTCTTATACTTGAATGTATATGTAGGGATCAATGCAGCTAAAGTATTTGGTGCCACAGAAGGTCTCGGTGGGGTCGTTGCTGGAATCATTTACCTTCCAGGAATGAACATTGAAGCACCATTGACGAACATCTTTACGGGTGCACCGATGGCTGGAGGACAAGGTGGGATCATCGGCGTTATCTTTGCTGTATACCTCTTATCACTAGTAGAAAAAAGTTTACGCAAAGTTGTTCCAGATTCAATCGATATTATTGTAACACCGACCGTCTCTCTATTAGTGATTGGATTAGTCACAATATTCTTGATCATGCCAGTTGCAGGTGCTGTTTCAACTAGTTTAGTTGGAGCAATTACTTGGGTATTAAATGTAGGTGGAGCATTTGCCGGATTTGTTTTAGGCACATTATTCTTACCGATGGTTATGTTCGGTTTACACCAAATTTTAACACCGATCCATATCGAAATGATTGCTTCTCAAGGCATGACTCTGTTATTGCCGATCTTAGCAATGGCTGGTGCTGGACAAGTGGGAGCTTCGATCGCTCTTTGGGTAAAATGTCGTAAAAACAAACAATTAACAAATATGATCAAAGGGTCATTACCAGTTGGTATTTTAGGCATTGGTGAACCACTGATCTATGCTGTCACATTGCCTTTAGGCCGTCCGTTCATTACGGCCTGTATCGGTGGAGCTGTCATTGGATTATTTGGCGGCATTGGTGCAACTGCAATCGGGCCAAGTGGAGTAGCTTTGATCCCGTTGATTGCAAATGGTCAATGGTGGGGTTACGTTGTCGGATTATTAGCAGCTTATGCTGGAGGATTCGCAGCAACTTACCTATTTGGTGTTCCAAAAGCAGCAATGGAACCAACCGAATTAGTAACCTATGATGAAGAAGAAGAGTTGGTAACAGAAAGTATTGTTGGCTAA